CCGAACTCACTGACGACGAGATCGAGAAGGTCACCTGGCAGAATGCGGCTCGGTGGTATCAGTTCGACCCGTTCCAGCATCGCTCCCGAAAAGAATCCACAGTCGGCGCACTGCGCGCGCAAGCCGGGGACGTCGACACCACCCCGCGCGAGTACGGCCAAGGTGACCATTCGCACGGACTTTCACATAATGCGTCGCAGTTCTTGGACGCGCAGACGATGCGGTAGGGCGAAATCGATTGCAGATACCGGGAAACTCCTAGTCGTTTAGGAGTTCGCGAGTGTCTGGACCTTGGGCAGGGGCAATCCAGAATCCTCCGGGAGTGCTCCCAAAGAAGCCGATGCCGTCTCTCGATAGTCAAGGGTCGAATGTCGAGCGGAGCAAGAAGGCGTTCGTAGATGCCCGCATGCATCCGTGCTCGGCTGCGCAATCTCGCTGAGCGTGATCGCATTGGCGTCGGAGCTTACTCAAAGTCCCCTGTCATGACTCGCCAATAGTAACGCAGTGCGTTACTATTGGCGATGTGATCGTCTCGTTTGCCGACAAGGAGACCGAGCGGCTCGCGGCGGGACAGCGAGTCCGACAGTTCACCTCGTTTGAGTCGATCGCGAGGCGCAAGCTGAGGCAATTGGACGTCGCTGGTCGGCTGGAGGATCTGAAAGTTCCTCCGGGCAATCGACTGGAGGCGCTTAAAGGACGCCGGAAGGGTCAGATGAGCATCCGGATCAACGATCAGTGGCGGGTGTGCTTCCGTTGGACCGCAGCAGGTCCTGCCGATGTAGAAATCGTGGATTACCACTAGAGGGCTGAAGGATAAAGAAGATGGCAAAGCTTGCGCGAGTACTAGATCCGGTGACTCCGGGGGAGTTGTTGTGGGAGGAGTTCATGGCGCCTATGGGCCTGACTCGCTATCGCGTGGCCAAGGAGATTGGTGTCCCCGCGCAGCGCATCGGCGACATCGTCAACGGCAAGCGGTCCATCACCGCTGACACGGACCTTCGCCTTTGCCGGTTCTTCGGCCTCTCCGATGGCTACTGGCTACGCGCCCAAACGGCCTATGACATCGAAGTTGCGCAGAGAAACCTCGGTCCTGAGTTGAAGCGAATCAAGCCTTGGGCTGGAACAGCGGCATGACGTGAAAGTGTGCGGGGTGGGTGCAGGCCTGCACTCCCAGGGGAGTGCAGAAGGGGGTGCAGAAATGGCGTTTCGTGAGGGCAACTCGCAGGGCACGCAACCCAAAGATCGTGCATCGTCAGTTTCTCCCCGCTACCAAATAGAGGATCAAGATCCCCTGACACAGGGGGTCTTGTCCTATTTCTGACTCTTTTTTCTGCTCCTCTTCACAGGTTTATTTGCAGTTTATGGACCATTTGTGAACAACCTGCGGCTGCAGTAAGCCACTCCGGCCCTGCCTGCACCCCATGGGATGCACCTCACGACACTTCGTCTTTGGCCGGTGCCTTGCACCGCGCGCAGGGGCAGCCATGCGCACCTTGTACTGCGATACGCGCCCGTAGTTTGAACCCGACCCCCTACTAGAATTTCGGACATGTCTTTGGCGCTAACCCGAATGGGCGCAAAGTCGCGCATTCGCGTCGCTCAGGACGGAAGAAGAATCAACGTCGCATCGCCAGCGCCCTGGAGGCGGGCCTTCTTAGCAGCAAGTACGGCGATGGCCATTGGACTGATTGGACACCGGCTTGCAGGTGGCAGTGTTGACGCCGTTGCAGTCGTTCTTGCCTTCTTTCCGGTGCTTGTTCTTACCCGCGTTCAAGCCTCTCGGGAGCTTGGTTGGTGGGCATTCGCAGGAATGCTGCTGCTATCGCAGCTGGTAGTGCATATCGGCGCAGCTTCATGTTCCCCGAGTGGAATGAACAATTCAGTGTCGATGCTGTTGGCGCATATTGCTGCGGCCGCAGTTGCGGGATTGGCTTTGCGCTGGCATGAGGCGCGGGCGTGGGCCAAAGCCCGAGGGTACGCAATCCGCCTGTGGGTGTGTGCGCTGCTGCGGCGACTGCCTGCAGGGATTCCGTATCTGGCGGATGTGGCAACGGGTATGCGCGCGTTGTTCTTGCTCATTGCTGATGACGATCGCAGTGCACGGATTCCCACACGGCGTGGCCCGCCACTTCTTTCACTGTCGTAGATTCCTGCGTTTTCGAACTATCCGACGTGCCAGCAATGGCTGCGTCATGGGTGCTGCCGCATTGTGCGGAGCTATTCAAGCTGAGCGGGCCTCAGCACGATAGTGCTTTTGTGAGGTCCAGAGCTATCAAGCACCAATCAACGATTCTTCGATACAGAATTCAAGGAGAAGCAGATGCGTACATTCACGAAGTTCGCTGTAGCAACAGCAGTGGCACTCACCGTCAGCGGCGGACTCGCAACCAACGTGCAGGCTCACGCAAGTCCCGCTCCAGGCAAGGCATGCGAGATGGGCGGCACAACACAAACTGAACATGGCAAGACATACGTATGCCAGCAAAGCGGCAGCAAATTGATCTGGAGCAAGGGCCTACCCGTGTCGGTGTCGCCGTTGAAAGTCACCGATGCCTGGGCCAAGGTGGCCAGTACTGGCATGTCTGCAGCATTCGGAGTTATCGAGAACCCGACGAACGCACCGATCACAATCATTGGCGCATTTACCCCGTACTCGCCGATGGATCAGCTCCATGAGGTGGTCATGAAGGACGGAGCGATGGTGATGCAGCAGAAGAAGGGCGGCTTCACGATTCCGGCGGGTGGTTCGCTGACTCTTCAGCCAGGGGGGAGCCATGTCATGTTGATGAGCCTCACCAAGCCGGTGACTGCAGGAGCAATGGTGCCGGTCACGTTGACGACGTCAACGGGCGCGCAGGTGACGTTCAAGGCAGTCGGCAAGGTGTTCCAAGGCGGAAACGAGACCTACAACGGAGCAACGCCATCCCCATCCGGCATGAAGATGTAATGAGCGAAATGATTACGCCAAAGCGCGAGGAACCCACCCGGGTGACTCGCCGTGGCTTGCTTGCGGTTGGTGGCGCCGGAATTCTCGGCGCCGCCAGCGGCTTTGCTCTGGGCCGCGCCACGAGTGCAGACGTATCAGGGGCTACATCCACGGCGCCAGTCGTATCAAATTCCTACGAGTTCTATGGGGCTCACCAGGCGGGTATCAGTACGCCACCGCAATTGCGTTGCGCATTCCTGGGAATGAACCTCAAGCAGCGAGACAGGGATTCGGCCGAAGCCGTGCTCCGTCTGGTATCCGACGATGCCGCGCGAATGATGAGCGGTGCACCAGCCCTTGCCGACCCGCAGGGAATCCTTGCAATGCGGACATCAGGACTAACGATGACAATTGGCCTAGGCCACGGCTTCTTTGAGCTCAGGGGACTTGCCGCGGGAAAGCCAGCCCAATTCCGCGAGATTCCTTCGTTCAGCACCGATGCAATCGAACCGGGATGGGAAAATACTGATTTTGTCGTTCAGATCGGGTCAGATGATCCGCTGCATCTTGCTCACGCCACGCGAGTGATCACCAATGACCTATCGACCTTGGTTGATGTCGCGTGGATTCAGCAGGGATTCAGGCAGATCCCACCCACCGATGGGAGCACAGGTCGCAACCTCATGGGCCAAGTCGATGGCACCATCAATCCCCAACCTAACTCGGCCGCGTTCAAAGAAACCGTGTGGACCCAGGATGCTTCGTCTCTCATCAATGGAGGAACGGTCATGGTGATGCGGCGCATTCGCATGCTCTTGGACACCTGGGACCAGCTGGATCTCGACGCGAAAGAACTCGTCATCGGGAGGAAGATCAGCACCGGAGCGCCCTTGGGGGCGTTGAAGGAAACCGACGCACTGCCGCTGGACGCAGTTAACGGCCTCGGGCTTCCCGTCATTCCGCAAGATGCACACGCCCGACTGGCACATGTGGCCAGCGCCCGACAGGCGATCTTGCGCCGCCCGTACTCTTACGACCACGGTATGCGTGAGGGCGCGAACGATGTGGGGTTGATATTCGTCGCCTACATGCACGATCCAGAGTTGACGTTCATCCCTATGCAGCAGCGACTTTCGGAAGGCGATGCACTGAATACGTGGGTGCGCACTATCGGATCGGCCAGTTACTTCATCCCACCAGGGGTGCAAGAGGGCGAATTCATCGGCCAAGGCTGGTTCGCGTGACCACCAAAAGCGGCTGGCGATTGTTGTTCGCTTCCGTGAGCGCAGTGGTCGTGCTGTTGATTCCTGCGGGCGCAGCATCGGCACACACACTGCTGTTGTCGACCAGCCCGAAGGTCGGACAACACCTGATCTCCTCCCCAACGCGCGTCTCCGCCACGTTCGATGAGATCTTGCTGCCCACGGGCGGTGCGATGGTCGTTACCGACGCAGAACATCACTTCGTCCATGTCGGAGCGGCGAAACTTGATGGCGCAACGATTTCCGTCGCCGTCCAACCCAAACTGCCAGATGGCACCTATCAAGCCGCCTACAGGGTCATCTCTGTCGATGGACACCCCATTGAATCCGCTTTCACCTTCACCGTTGGGGCGCCGACCACCACCAGCACATTGAATCCCAAGCCTGCAATGACCGGATCCGCAGCGGCAACTCAAACCGAGTGGATGAAGTACCTGTTGCCAGCGCTCGCCTTCGGCCTTGCCCTGGTGGTGGCGATTGGCATAATTCGACGACGGTCGATTCGAGTTGAATCCAATCACGATGCATCGTCGGACAGCTAGATAGTCAGTTGCTTCCGCGCCAGAGTTCCCAGCCACGGGACGGGGTACGGATTCAGGGGGCTTGCATGGACCGGGCCAGATTCTGCGGAATCCCCGAGATGCGAACACGCCTAAGGTTCGCCTCAGCGGTGAAACCTTTGATCGGTATCCACCTGGTCCTCCAAGACTGGCGAACAGCCAAAGTGGGCGAGCATGACGCAGAGGGGGTGCAGAAATAGTCGTTTGTGAGGGTAACTCGCAGGGCATGCAGCCCGGTGATCGTCCATCCTCAGTCTCTCCCCGCTACCAGAAAGTTGGCATGGCCAACTGACTGAGGGTCCCTCGAGTAGGGGTCCTCAGTTCGTTTCCACCTCTATTACCTTCAACGGCGTTACGCGCATTCGTGGCTTGCAAGTTCAGCCGTTCCATTGCCTGCAGCCCCTACGCAGACGATTGAGGGCAGCTTGCCCGGGGCCTTAGCGCTGGTGGGGTGATTCGCCCGGGTGCCCTACGGCTGCCGGTCGGCCATCGCGGTGGCGATTCGTGCGGCAAGTGGCGGTTCGATGACACGGTCGCTGTCGCGCAGCCCGACCACTGCAGCAGTGACGCCGACGAGCGCGGCATACAGCGGCGGGCACGTGGGGCAGGTCTCCAGGTGCCGCTCGACCTTGGCTGCGGTCTCGGCATCGAGATCACCGTCGAGGTAGTCGGAGACGTGAGCGCGGGCGTCCCAGCAGCGCAGGGGCACACCGTGCAGGGCGACTCGTCGCTCGTGGCCTGTTGCCAGCGCTGACACCAAGGCCATCCGCCCGCGTCGCAGACGCTGCTTCGCGGCGGGAAGTTCGGCATCGGTGAGGTCGGCGATCTCGCGCATGGTCAATCCCTCCATGTCGTGCAGCACGACGGCGACGCGGTAGGCGTACGGCAGCCGGACGAGCGCGTCGAGGATCTCATCGTGCGTCTCCGCGTTCTCGATCACGGCGGCGGAATCCACGGTGTAGTCATCCTCACGCCACTTGTTCTCGATCTCGTCGACGAGCACCTCCTGCGGCCGTCGAGCCTGATCAATCACGATGTTGTGCATGATGCGGCGCAGCCAATGGCGCAAGCTCGACTCGCCACGGAACGAGTCTGCCCGCTCCAGTGCGCGAACCACGGTGTCATGCAGGAGGTCCTCTGCCCGGCCCTCATCGTTCATGAGGGCCCGGGCAGTGCGCAGCAGCGCCGGCAACTCGTCGGTGATGCGCGCTGCGAATTCCCAGGATGTATTGGTCACCAGCTCAGTGAACCCGAATCTGCTCGTCTGCGCGAGCAGCCGGCACCTTGCACGTGGAGAGCCCGAACAGCCGGTACAAGGGGCAGAACCCACTGGCCGCCGTGATGAGCATGACTGCACCCACCACCAGCAGCACGATCCCCGCGACAGTGGTGAAGCCGATGACAGCAGCAGCCACCACCGCTGCGGCCGCGATGACGACCCTCAGGATCCGGTCCAGTGTTCCCTCGTTGCGCTTCATGATGTGTCCTTCCCCTTGCCCGCCTGAGCGGGGTTCGATGTTCCTTCACCCACCTAGACGGATGACTGGCCCTGAGGGATACACAATTCAGCAAATTGACCTCTCCCCGGTTTCTCGGACACTGAAACTCAGGTCACGAGGGTGCCTCGTCCCGAGGACTGTTGCGAAATATCGGTATGTATAAATATCTACCGACTATCTGCAACATGCGGGTATGTGAACAGAATCCGCTACAACGACCTGCTGAAGGTGTGCGAGCACTACTTCGGTCAGCCTCGAAGCCGTGCGACATCGCATGCGGTGTTTAGGACTTCATGGCCTGGCGATCCTCGGGTGAATATCCAGAACGATCACGGTAAGGCCAAGGCGTACCGAGTGCAGCAGGTACTCGCGGCGATCGCAAAGAAGGAGGAGCACGATGACGACGAAGCGCAAGGCAAAGCTGTCCTCGACAGCTGACCACTACACCTACCGACTCGCCTGGTCGGTCAAAGACGAGGACTTCATCGCCACGATGGTGGAGTTCCCGTCACTGTCGTGGATCGCGGACACCCATGAGGCCGCCCTGGCAGGACTGACCTCCGTGGTGGAGGAAGTCCTGGAGGACATGCTCGCTGAAGGCGAGGAGATTCCGGCACCCTGGGATGAGCGGACGTTCTCCGGCAAGTTCAACCTGCGCCTGGGTGCTGATCTACATAAGAGGGTCGCCCTCGAAGCAGCCGAGCGCCATGAGTCCATCAACACCTACGTCATCAAACAGCTCGGCATGACCGAGAGTCCCTGACAGAGATTAGGGGCTCTTCGTCGTTTCGGAGGGCCGCGCACCGCTACTTGCGCGAGGTAGGAGGAGAGGCTCACGTCTTTTCTAACGGTGTGCGGCTGCTCGGTGTCTCGCAAGTTCAACGAACAGCGGACCGCCGCGCGAAGGCCTCAACTCGATCTACAGCAGTCCCGGGTCTTGAGTGGATTGGTCGCTAATACGCCACCGCGCGTGCAGTGAGTGCTGTTAGCGCTCCCGCATCCCTGCCTCATCCAAGTGCCGACTTCGAACGCTCACGCCGGTCCTTCCCCGTTGCCGTGAACTTCGTGATCAACTGTGCCCACTTCAGACGACCGTGGCCGGAGCATCGTTTGCTGACAGTGAAAGAGAGAAGGGGCGAGCAACGTGTCATTGCCCGCCCCATTCGCAAATCTGCTGGGATTGCTGTCGATTGAGTTGCCACCGTCTATTGTGGGACGAGCCCGGTGTATCTGGCGGATAGCCCAGTTATTGGCTGGACTTTCAGAAATTCTCATGCTCGGTCGGTTGCCTCGCCTGAGTGCCTAAATGTTTCCGCTGGGGACGATGGACACTGTCGCCCGCGTGTCTCCTTCATGTTCCACTACACAGATGGCTCAAGCCCTTCCCATCCAGCATCGAATCCCCATCCGACGCTTCTTGCGTTGATCACCTATGAGCCCTTTCGCGAAGTTCAACCCGAACAACGACGATAGATTCCACAGGCATGCGGATTGGCTGGGGTTCGCTTCCTGACTACGGCAGGTGACCCTCGAATCGTGCCGGGCGAGGGAATTGAGGGCGCGGTCAAAGTTATAGGAGCGCGTGGCAGTGGCCTCCGAAATCGCTGAGCTCAAGCCCGTTGGGCCAAGTTCAGGACTGTGCCGTTGTTACCAGGACCGCGATCGTCCCCAGATAGGTGGCGAGCAAGGGCAGGCTGCGCCACCTTCCAAGCCGACCAGACCTTCCCGGCAGGGCAAGCAGGACGACAAGCATGCTGACGGCGATGCCTAAGCGGAGTTCTGCTCGGTCCAAAGTGATAGGTGAGATTGCCGCGGTCACTCCCACGATGAGGAGGGTGTTGAAAATATTGCTGCCAAGCACCGTTCCGACCCCAACATCATCGTGCCCGCGGAATCGTGCTGCCAGCATCGTGGCGATCTCCGGGGTTGAGGTGCCCAGAGCCACAAACACCGCACCGACAACGAATCCGTCCCATCCAAGCTGCTCACCCAATCCGCTAGCGCCGATGACGATGAGTCGCCCGGCCAGGATCAGAAGCGCCAAGCCGGCAGCAGCGCTAAGGATGGTCAAGGATCGGCTTCGCTCCTGAAGCACTTCGACAACAGCCGTGCGACTTGAGTTGGCGGCAACGGCAACCCAGGTCAGCCATCCGAGGAACACCACGAGCAGAACCAGTCCGTCGGCTTGGCTGAGGTTGCCGTCCAGTGCAAGCAGTCCGAGCAGCGCGGGGGCAGCGAATGCCATGGGAACGTCCCGAGCCAGGGTCCCGCGATTCACAGTGATTGCGCCGAACGCAAGTGCCAGCCCGAGCACGACGCCTACGTTGACAACGTTGCTGCCCAGCGCATCGCCCAGGGCGATTTGCGGGTTTCCTTGCAACGCTGAGTTTACCGCGACTGACAGTTCCGGGCTCGATGTGGCGAATGCCGCGACGGTGGCGCCGATGATCCCGGCGGGAATCCGCCACCAAGCTGCCAAGCTCACCACGCCGCGCACGAAGAGGTCGCCACCCAACGCAGCGCATGCCACGCCCACAAGAAGCGCCAGCACGATCATCGCCACTTGGCCCCCTCTCGTCGGGTATAGCCTGCCCGGCTTTGCGCTCCGAAATCGGATCATGCCTGGGTCTTGCACATACAGGAAATACTGCAACAATTTGGCTAGGAGGGCACTCAATGAGTCAGCACACCGACATTGGATCACCACTAGTGCTTCTGGCCGACGATGGTGCTCCGGCGGCTGATGTCGCGTGGGCGTGGCTGATCAGTCACCGCTGGGACGGTTGGACGCAGCGGACCATCACCGTGCAGAGCACGCTCTACCCGGGGGGTCCTGCGCTCAGGCTTTCTCGGCACGTGCACCGCCAGCCCCCAGCCGAGGCGGGGTTTGTGACTTGGGATCACGTCGATCGTGAAGGCGACCCGCGAACGGTCCTGTTGGGTCAATCCGATGCCTCACTGATTCTCGTGGGTTCACACCATCACGGGCATCTAGCGGGCATGCTGGCCGGTAGCACATCCGAGTGGCTTCTTGTGCACCCTCCGGCGCCGCTGCTGCTGGCACCTCACGGTCACCTGACCCGGTCGGCCGTGCTTTGCGTTGACGGGAGTAGTCACAGCCGTCGAGCGCTGGATGTGTTTGTGTCCCTGCCATGGTCGGTTGACGTATCGGTGAGCTTGGTGTCGGTCGAGGACGGAGTCACCGACACCGAACAAGCGCTCGCCCGGTCGGCGGCTGCCTTTGCAGGTCGGACCCCGCCTGAGCTCGTGAGCCTGGCAGGGGATCCGAAGAAGGAGATCACCGCTTTTGCGCGGGCACACGAAGTGGACCTTGTGGTCTTGGGTACCAGGGGGCTGTCTGGGCTGCGGCGGATGTCAGTTGGCTCGACCGTGTCCGCGTTGGTAAAGGATGATATGGCGAACCTGCTCATCGCCCACGTTGACGAAGCCGATGAATCTGCGTGGGTTTGACTGCGGGCTCTCCCGCTCCACCGTCAGACCTCGATCGCCAGTGGCACCGGGAGCCGCTAGCACAGGTGACAATCGCTCTGGGGGTGGGAGTCGAGCGAGGTCTGGCCACTGACGAGGTCACACACCGACAAGCGGAGTTCGGCCCGAACACCCTTCCTGAACCCAACCGGCGGAGTCGCGTCGCATTGCTCCTAGACCAGATCCGCAATCCTCTGGTCTTGTTGCTGCTCGGTGCTGGAGTGATCGCCGGACTAGTGGGGGACACCAAGGATGCGGCCGTCATCTTTGCGGTCGTGGTCATCAACTCCGTGCTCGGCTTTGTCCAGGAGTTTCGAGCCGAGAACAGCCTTGAATCGCTGCGAAAGATGCTCGCCCCGACCTGCATTGTGCGCCGCGACGGCATACTGGCCGAGGTTCCGGCTGGCACCGTGGTGCCAGGAGACATCGTGGTGTTGGAAACTGGCGCTCAGATTCCCGCAGATGGCCGACTGATTGTGGCCGTGCAGTTGGAGGTGGACGAGTCCGCGCTGACAGGCGAGTCCCTTCCCGCAATCAAAGACATTGAGCGCGTCGATGCTGTTGATGCGCCCTTGGGCGATCGCAGATGTATGGCGTACATGAATACCTTGGTCACTCGGGGGCGCGGTGAGATGGTCGTGGTCTCCACCGGGTCGCGCACCGAAATGGGGCGCCTTGCCGAACTGATCAAGCAGACCCCGTTATCAGCGACACCCCTCCAGGGGCAGCTCGCTCAATTGGGCAAACGCCTAGCCGTGATCGGTGGAGTGGCAGTCGTGCTGTATGTGCTCATTGGCTTGTCGCGCGGCGACGCCTGGAACGCGATCCTGCTGTCGGGAGTGGCGCTGGCGGTGGCTGCCATCCCTGAGGGACTGCCGGTTGTCGTCACTGTCACCCTCGCAGTGGGAGTCCACCAGATGGCCCGTCGCGGTGCCTTGGTCAAGCAGCTCGCGTCTGTGGAGACTCTGGGCTCCACGTCTGTGGTCTGCACTGACAAGACGGGAACGCTGACGGTCAATCAGATGACGGTGCGCAGCGCATGGATCGGGGGACAGCCCGCCGAAGTCTCCGGTGACGGTTACCAGTCGCGAGGCCAGCTGACATCGGCGGGGCAGGCCCTTAGTGATGCCGAGATTGCTGGTCATCGTCGACTGGCGCAGGTCGCGACCCTGTGTAATGACAGCAGAATCGCCGACGAAACTGTGGTCGGCGACCCGATGGAAGCTGCACTCTTGGTGTTCGCCGCAAAGCTCGGCCTTGACCCTGACCTTGTGCGGGCGCAGTTCGTGCGCATCGCTGAGGTGCCATTCGACGCACGCCACCGTTTCATGGCCACTGTCCACGCTGACCCTGCTGACGCAGCTTGGGCCCTGATCGCGGTGAAGGGAGCACTCGACTCTCTCTTGGAGCACTGCTCTGTCCTCGCCGAAGCCGACGGCTCGATCACCCTTGATGACTCGGCGAGGGCTGAGGCAGTAACAGTGATGGAGCATCTGGCCAGTCGAGGTTTCCGCATTCTTGGCTTCGCTGAACGGCGAGTGCCCCGCGCATCGGTCGACCCAGAGTGCATTGAGACGCTGGTGGACGACCTGACCCTGCTAGGCATCGTAGGCCTGCAGGACCCACCTCGACCTGGGGCGGCGGAGGCTATCGCTTCCTGCCACCGCGCGGGAATAGACGTCAAGATGATCACAGGTGACCATGCCGCTACCGCCGAAGCGATCGCGGCAGAACTTGGAATCGTTGGCCGGACCTGCACGGGAGCGCAGTTGGATGCAGACCCTGACGATGACTCTCAGTTGGCCGAAGTTGCCGTTTTTGCCCGCGTCAGCCCCGAGCACAAACTGCGCATAGTGCGGGCGCTCCAAAAGGCCGGGCATGTGACCGCGATGACTGGTGACGGCGTCAACGATGCACCTGCCCTGCGCGCAGCGGACATCGGCGTGGCGATGGGCCGGACAGGGACGCAGGTAAGTCGAGATGCCGCAGCTATAGTCCTGACCGACGATCACTTCGCCACCATCATCAAGGCTGTTGAGGCCGGCCGGACGATCTACTCGAACATCATCTCGTTCCTACGCTTCCAACTCACCACCAATGCTGGGGCTATCGCCATCATGCTTGCAGCACCACTCTTGGGGCTGCCGCTTCCGCTGACAGCCATCCAGATCCTGTGGGTGAACATGATCATGGATGGCCCGCCCGCGGTCGCGCTCGGCATGGACCCGGCCGAGCCGAACGTCATGCGACGGCCGCCTCGGTC
The sequence above is a segment of the Actinomycetota bacterium genome. Coding sequences within it:
- a CDS encoding amidohydrolase family protein, which encodes MIGIDNITWECDYPHSDSTWPEAPEVLMKSLERAELTDDEIEKVTWQNAARWYQFDPFQHRSRKESTVGALRAQAGDVDTTPREYGQGDHSHGLSHNASQFLDAQTMR
- a CDS encoding type II toxin-antitoxin system RelE/ParE family toxin, which translates into the protein MIVSFADKETERLAAGQRVRQFTSFESIARRKLRQLDVAGRLEDLKVPPGNRLEALKGRRKGQMSIRINDQWRVCFRWTAAGPADVEIVDYH
- a CDS encoding HigA family addiction module antitoxin, producing MAKLARVLDPVTPGELLWEEFMAPMGLTRYRVAKEIGVPAQRIGDIVNGKRSITADTDLRLCRFFGLSDGYWLRAQTAYDIEVAQRNLGPELKRIKPWAGTAA
- a CDS encoding copper chaperone PCu(A)C, which codes for MRTFTKFAVATAVALTVSGGLATNVQAHASPAPGKACEMGGTTQTEHGKTYVCQQSGSKLIWSKGLPVSVSPLKVTDAWAKVASTGMSAAFGVIENPTNAPITIIGAFTPYSPMDQLHEVVMKDGAMVMQQKKGGFTIPAGGSLTLQPGGSHVMLMSLTKPVTAGAMVPVTLTTSTGAQVTFKAVGKVFQGGNETYNGATPSPSGMKM
- a CDS encoding Dyp-type peroxidase, which gives rise to MSEMITPKREEPTRVTRRGLLAVGGAGILGAASGFALGRATSADVSGATSTAPVVSNSYEFYGAHQAGISTPPQLRCAFLGMNLKQRDRDSAEAVLRLVSDDAARMMSGAPALADPQGILAMRTSGLTMTIGLGHGFFELRGLAAGKPAQFREIPSFSTDAIEPGWENTDFVVQIGSDDPLHLAHATRVITNDLSTLVDVAWIQQGFRQIPPTDGSTGRNLMGQVDGTINPQPNSAAFKETVWTQDASSLINGGTVMVMRRIRMLLDTWDQLDLDAKELVIGRKISTGAPLGALKETDALPLDAVNGLGLPVIPQDAHARLAHVASARQAILRRPYSYDHGMREGANDVGLIFVAYMHDPELTFIPMQQRLSEGDALNTWVRTIGSASYFIPPGVQEGEFIGQGWFA
- a CDS encoding copper resistance protein CopC — translated: MTTKSGWRLLFASVSAVVVLLIPAGAASAHTLLLSTSPKVGQHLISSPTRVSATFDEILLPTGGAMVVTDAEHHFVHVGAAKLDGATISVAVQPKLPDGTYQAAYRVISVDGHPIESAFTFTVGAPTTTSTLNPKPAMTGSAAATQTEWMKYLLPALAFGLALVVAIGIIRRRSIRVESNHDASSDS
- a CDS encoding sigma-70 family RNA polymerase sigma factor, whose amino-acid sequence is MTNTSWEFAARITDELPALLRTARALMNDEGRAEDLLHDTVVRALERADSFRGESSLRHWLRRIMHNIVIDQARRPQEVLVDEIENKWREDDYTVDSAAVIENAETHDEILDALVRLPYAYRVAVVLHDMEGLTMREIADLTDAELPAAKQRLRRGRMALVSALATGHERRVALHGVPLRCWDARAHVSDYLDGDLDAETAAKVERHLETCPTCPPLYAALVGVTAAVVGLRDSDRVIEPPLAARIATAMADRQP
- a CDS encoding DUF2892 domain-containing protein, yielding MKRNEGTLDRILRVVIAAAAVVAAAVIGFTTVAGIVLLVVGAVMLITAASGFCPLYRLFGLSTCKVPAARADEQIRVH
- a CDS encoding toxin HicA; this encodes MNIYRLSATCGYVNRIRYNDLLKVCEHYFGQPRSRATSHAVFRTSWPGDPRVNIQNDHGKAKAYRVQQVLAAIAKKEEHDDDEAQGKAVLDS
- a CDS encoding toxin-antitoxin system HicB family antitoxin; its protein translation is MTTKRKAKLSSTADHYTYRLAWSVKDEDFIATMVEFPSLSWIADTHEAALAGLTSVVEEVLEDMLAEGEEIPAPWDERTFSGKFNLRLGADLHKRVALEAAERHESINTYVIKQLGMTESP
- a CDS encoding calcium/sodium antiporter — translated: MIVLALLVGVACAALGGDLFVRGVVSLAAWWRIPAGIIGATVAAFATSSPELSVAVNSALQGNPQIALGDALGSNVVNVGVVLGLALAFGAITVNRGTLARDVPMAFAAPALLGLLALDGNLSQADGLVLLVVFLGWLTWVAVAANSSRTAVVEVLQERSRSLTILSAAAGLALLILAGRLIVIGASGLGEQLGWDGFVVGAVFVALGTSTPEIATMLAARFRGHDDVGVGTVLGSNIFNTLLIVGVTAAISPITLDRAELRLGIAVSMLVVLLALPGRSGRLGRWRSLPLLATYLGTIAVLVTTAQS
- a CDS encoding universal stress protein; translation: MSQHTDIGSPLVLLADDGAPAADVAWAWLISHRWDGWTQRTITVQSTLYPGGPALRLSRHVHRQPPAEAGFVTWDHVDREGDPRTVLLGQSDASLILVGSHHHGHLAGMLAGSTSEWLLVHPPAPLLLAPHGHLTRSAVLCVDGSSHSRRALDVFVSLPWSVDVSVSLVSVEDGVTDTEQALARSAAAFAGRTPPELVSLAGDPKKEITAFARAHEVDLVVLGTRGLSGLRRMSVGSTVSALVKDDMANLLIAHVDEADESAWV
- a CDS encoding HAD-IC family P-type ATPase; this encodes MGLTAGSPAPPSDLDRQWHREPLAQVTIALGVGVERGLATDEVTHRQAEFGPNTLPEPNRRSRVALLLDQIRNPLVLLLLGAGVIAGLVGDTKDAAVIFAVVVINSVLGFVQEFRAENSLESLRKMLAPTCIVRRDGILAEVPAGTVVPGDIVVLETGAQIPADGRLIVAVQLEVDESALTGESLPAIKDIERVDAVDAPLGDRRCMAYMNTLVTRGRGEMVVVSTGSRTEMGRLAELIKQTPLSATPLQGQLAQLGKRLAVIGGVAVVLYVLIGLSRGDAWNAILLSGVALAVAAIPEGLPVVVTVTLAVGVHQMARRGALVKQLASVETLGSTSVVCTDKTGTLTVNQMTVRSAWIGGQPAEVSGDGYQSRGQLTSAGQALSDAEIAGHRRLAQVATLCNDSRIADETVVGDPMEAALLVFAAKLGLDPDLVRAQFVRIAEVPFDARHRFMATVHADPADAAWALIAVKGALDSLLEHCSVLAEADGSITLDDSARAEAVTVMEHLASRGFRILGFAERRVPRASVDPECIETLVDDLTLLGIVGLQDPPRPGAAEAIASCHRAGIDVKMITGDHAATAEAIAAELGIVGRTCTGAQLDADPDDDSQLAEVAVFARVSPEHKLRIVRALQKAGHVTAMTGDGVNDAPALRAADIGVAMGRTGTQVSRDAAAIVLTDDHFATIIKAVEAGRTIYSNIISFLRFQLTTNAGAIAIMLAAPLLGLPLPLTAIQILWVNMIMDGPPAVALGMDPAEPNVMRRPPRSPREQLLPMSRIGVIALNGSVMALGTLLVLHYADTAFPTDQAATLAFTTFVLFQLVSALIVRSSTLSVFHRRTLTNRALWIALAFVLALQVIVVNVPLAQGLFDTVTLTPQQWLLACLTASSLLLVDELRKAFVRHRIAAQHSEPEPIALAAALPRVR